In a genomic window of Streptomyces pristinaespiralis:
- a CDS encoding anti-sigma factor family protein — protein MSGTGPTPAEQHLGDRLAALVDGELEHDARDRVLAHLATCPRCKAEADAQRRLKNVFAQAAPPPLSEGLLARLQGLPAGPSAVGDDDEPGPFGGGRAAGGVFGALNPSAGRPRDPRAETFGYVPGGAHAAVLPGGGSGFRIHEVGRAEAERSPWRGRRFAFAAASAVSFAAIALGGAVPLDAVGESGARGQGGGNKVTPLRTSSPTTAANSTTPGSGGGATTYRSTDGDRRRGGSGQTRPGSGPVIAAVPGEPGGQDLNRHLGVSPLSHASSTTPLIRPTAAAPLHLAAAPAIGPVATPVPRHLAAPSQPAPPPSR, from the coding sequence GTGAGCGGCACAGGTCCGACTCCTGCGGAACAGCATCTGGGGGACCGGCTGGCCGCACTCGTCGACGGTGAGCTGGAGCACGACGCCCGCGACCGGGTCCTCGCGCACCTGGCCACCTGTCCGAGATGCAAGGCCGAGGCCGACGCCCAGCGTCGTCTCAAGAACGTCTTCGCCCAGGCCGCACCGCCGCCGCTCTCCGAGGGGCTGCTCGCGCGGCTCCAGGGGCTGCCCGCAGGTCCGAGCGCCGTAGGCGACGACGACGAACCCGGCCCCTTCGGCGGCGGACGTGCCGCCGGCGGGGTGTTCGGAGCGCTGAACCCGTCCGCGGGAAGACCGCGCGACCCTCGCGCGGAGACGTTCGGCTACGTCCCCGGCGGGGCCCACGCGGCCGTTCTGCCCGGTGGCGGCAGCGGCTTCCGGATCCACGAGGTCGGCCGCGCGGAGGCTGAGCGCTCGCCGTGGCGCGGCAGGCGGTTCGCCTTCGCGGCGGCCAGCGCCGTGTCCTTCGCCGCCATCGCCCTGGGTGGCGCAGTACCGCTCGACGCCGTCGGTGAATCCGGTGCGCGCGGGCAGGGCGGCGGCAACAAGGTGACGCCGCTGCGCACGTCGTCGCCGACGACCGCCGCGAACAGCACGACCCCTGGATCCGGCGGCGGTGCGACCACGTACCGCAGCACGGACGGCGACCGCCGCCGAGGCGGGAGCGGCCAGACCAGGCCGGGCTCCGGGCCGGTGATCGCCGCAGTGCCCGGCGAGCCCGGTGGCCAGGACCTCAACCGCCACCTCGGTGTCTCGCCGCTGTCCCACGCCTCCTCGACGACGCCGTTGATACGTCCGACGGCAGCGGCGCCGCTCCACCTGGCCGCCGCCCCGGCGATCGGGCCTGTGGCCACTCCCGTGCCCAGGCATCTGGCTGCCCCGTCGCAGCCTGCCCCGCCGCCTTCGCGCTGA
- the chcB gene encoding 2-cyclohexenylcarbonyl CoA isomerase, producing the protein MADSVLYDVNDGLATITINRPEAMNAMNVDAKVALRDAVQAAAADPAVRAVLLTATGKAFCVGQDLKEHVSLLAADRESGSGGTMSTVREHYNPIVRALTGMQKPVVAGVNGVAAGAGLGFALAADYRVVADTAKFTTSFAGVALTADSGVSWTLPRLIGQSRAADLLLFPRSFSAQEAYEWGIANKLVPADELAGQAAAVARALADGPTLAYAALKESMAYGADRSLSEALDKEEELQAKAGASEDHAIAVQAFLAKETPKYLGR; encoded by the coding sequence ATGGCCGACTCCGTGCTGTACGACGTGAACGACGGACTCGCGACGATCACGATCAACCGGCCCGAGGCCATGAACGCGATGAACGTCGACGCAAAGGTCGCTCTGCGCGACGCCGTGCAGGCCGCGGCCGCCGACCCGGCGGTGCGCGCGGTGCTGCTGACCGCCACCGGCAAGGCGTTCTGCGTCGGCCAGGACCTCAAGGAGCACGTGTCCCTGCTCGCCGCCGACCGTGAGTCGGGCAGCGGCGGGACCATGAGCACCGTGCGCGAGCACTACAACCCCATCGTCCGGGCGCTGACCGGGATGCAGAAGCCGGTCGTCGCCGGGGTCAACGGCGTGGCCGCCGGCGCCGGCCTCGGCTTCGCGCTGGCCGCCGACTACCGGGTCGTCGCCGACACGGCCAAGTTCACGACGTCGTTCGCGGGCGTGGCCCTCACCGCCGACTCCGGCGTCTCCTGGACGCTGCCCCGCCTGATCGGACAGAGCCGCGCCGCCGACCTGCTGCTCTTCCCCCGCTCGTTCTCGGCGCAGGAGGCGTACGAGTGGGGCATCGCGAACAAGCTCGTCCCCGCGGACGAGCTGGCCGGCCAGGCCGCCGCCGTGGCCCGCGCGCTGGCCGACGGGCCCACGCTCGCCTACGCCGCGCTGAAGGAGTCGATGGCCTACGGCGCGGACCGCTCGCTGAGCGAGGCGCTGGACAAGGAGGAGGAGCTGCAGGCGAAGGCGGGCGCCTCCGAGGACCACGCGATCGCGGTGCAGGCGTTCCTGGCCAAGGAGACCCCCAAGTACCTCGGCCGCTGA
- the sigE gene encoding RNA polymerase sigma factor SigE, with amino-acid sequence MVGAPLDTTRADRGGAAAPADRGGVLRRLLRSVGEPKSVTNTADRSTPSDSVTTATFASDAESQAWTPPTWEEIVSTHSARVYRLAYRLTGNQHDAEDLTQEVFVRVFRSLSTYTPGTFEGWLHRITTNLFLDMVRRKQRIRFDALGDDAAERLPSREPSPQQVFNDSHFDADVQHALDTLAPEFRAAVVLCDIEGLSYEEIAATLGVKLGTVRSRIHRGRSHLRKALQHRSPEARAEQQRSLAGAVGLAGEGGPA; translated from the coding sequence ATGGTAGGGGCTCCGCTGGACACCACCAGAGCCGACAGGGGAGGTGCGGCTGCACCTGCGGATCGGGGAGGAGTGCTGAGGCGCCTTCTCAGGTCGGTGGGTGAGCCGAAATCCGTGACCAACACTGCTGACCGTTCTACGCCCTCCGACTCCGTCACCACGGCGACCTTCGCATCGGATGCGGAATCGCAGGCCTGGACTCCTCCCACGTGGGAGGAGATCGTCAGCACGCACAGCGCACGGGTCTACCGCCTCGCGTACCGCCTGACGGGTAACCAGCACGATGCCGAGGACCTCACACAAGAGGTCTTCGTCCGCGTCTTCCGCTCCCTGTCGACGTACACGCCCGGCACCTTCGAGGGCTGGCTCCACAGGATCACCACCAATCTCTTCCTGGACATGGTCCGCCGCAAGCAGCGGATCCGCTTCGACGCTCTGGGCGACGACGCGGCAGAGCGTCTGCCCAGCCGGGAGCCGTCGCCGCAGCAGGTCTTCAACGACAGCCACTTCGACGCGGACGTCCAGCACGCGCTGGACACCCTCGCGCCCGAGTTCCGCGCCGCCGTGGTGCTCTGTGACATCGAGGGCCTGTCGTACGAGGAGATCGCCGCGACGCTGGGCGTGAAGCTCGGCACCGTCCGCAGCCGCATCCACCGCGGCCGCTCCCACCTGCGCAAGGCACTGCAGCACCGCTCCCCGGAGGCGCGTGCGGAGCAGCAGCGCTCGCTGGCGGGCGCCGTGGGCCTCGCGGGGGAGGGTGGACCGGCGTGA
- a CDS encoding DUF3117 domain-containing protein: MAAMKPRTGDGPLEVTKEGRGIVMRVPLEGGGRLVVELTPDEADALGDALKKVVG; encoded by the coding sequence ATGGCGGCCATGAAGCCGCGGACGGGCGACGGCCCGCTCGAGGTGACAAAGGAGGGGCGGGGCATCGTCATGCGCGTTCCGCTCGAAGGCGGCGGTCGGCTTGTCGTCGAACTGACTCCGGACGAAGCCGATGCACTCGGTGACGCCCTGAAGAAGGTCGTCGGCTGA
- the folP gene encoding dihydropteroate synthase yields the protein MLRLGRREFDAHEPVIMAIVNRTPDSFYDQGATFRDEPALSRVEQAVAEGAAIIDIGGVKAGPGEAVSAEEEARRTVGFVAEVRRRHPDVVISVDTWRHDVGAAVCEAGADVLNDAWGGVDPKLAEVAARYGAGLVCTHAGGAQPRTRPHRVAYDDVMADILRVTLALAERAVGLGVRRDGIMIDPGHDFGKNTRHSLEATRRLGEMTETGWPVLVSLSNKDFVGETLDKPVKERVLGTLATTAVSAWLGAQVYRVHEVAETRQVLDMVASIAGHRPPAVARRGLA from the coding sequence ATGCTGCGGCTGGGACGGCGCGAGTTCGACGCGCACGAGCCGGTGATCATGGCGATCGTCAACCGGACGCCCGACTCCTTCTACGACCAGGGCGCGACGTTCCGGGACGAGCCCGCCCTGTCCCGCGTGGAGCAGGCGGTGGCCGAGGGCGCCGCCATCATCGACATAGGCGGGGTGAAGGCCGGTCCCGGCGAGGCGGTGTCCGCCGAGGAGGAGGCGCGGCGCACGGTCGGCTTCGTGGCCGAGGTGCGGCGACGTCACCCGGACGTGGTGATCAGTGTCGACACCTGGCGCCACGACGTGGGCGCGGCGGTCTGCGAGGCGGGCGCCGATGTGCTGAACGACGCGTGGGGCGGCGTGGACCCGAAGCTGGCGGAGGTCGCCGCGCGGTACGGGGCGGGCCTGGTGTGCACCCACGCGGGCGGCGCGCAGCCGCGTACGCGGCCGCACCGGGTGGCGTACGACGACGTGATGGCCGACATCCTCCGCGTGACGCTCGCGCTGGCGGAGCGGGCGGTCGGGCTCGGCGTCCGCAGGGACGGGATCATGATCGACCCCGGTCATGACTTCGGCAAGAACACCCGGCACAGCCTGGAGGCGACGCGCCGGCTCGGGGAGATGACGGAGACGGGCTGGCCGGTGCTGGTGTCCTTGTCGAACAAGGACTTCGTCGGGGAGACCCTCGACAAGCCGGTCAAGGAGCGGGTGCTGGGCACCCTGGCGACCACGGCGGTGTCCGCCTGGCTGGGCGCGCAGGTGTACCGGGTGCACGAGGTGGCGGAGACCAGGCAGGTCCTGGACATGGTGGCCTCGATCGCGGGCCACCGGCCGCCCGCGGTGGCGCGCCGCGGTCTGGCCTGA
- a CDS encoding DNA-3-methyladenine glycosylase I: MTGAAVPGPDGRLRCPWGLSTADYVTYHDEEWGRPVHGDDALFERLCLEAFQSGLSWITILRRREGFRSAFDGFKIASVAAFTEADEERLLADPGIIRNRAKIRATLANAQVLAEWPAGELDELIWSYAPGATRSTPRTIADVPAVTDESTALAKALKKRGLRFVGPTTAYALMQACGLVDDHLADCVARGGGR; this comes from the coding sequence GTGACCGGCGCCGCCGTGCCGGGCCCCGACGGCAGGCTCCGGTGCCCCTGGGGGCTGTCCACCGCCGACTACGTCACGTACCACGACGAGGAGTGGGGCCGCCCGGTCCACGGCGACGACGCCCTGTTCGAACGGCTCTGCCTGGAGGCCTTCCAGTCCGGGCTGTCCTGGATCACGATCCTGCGCCGCAGGGAAGGCTTCCGCAGCGCCTTCGACGGCTTCAAGATCGCCTCGGTGGCCGCGTTCACCGAGGCCGACGAGGAGCGTCTGCTCGCCGACCCCGGCATCATCCGCAACCGCGCCAAGATCCGGGCGACCCTCGCCAACGCGCAGGTGCTCGCCGAGTGGCCCGCAGGCGAGCTCGACGAGCTGATCTGGTCGTACGCGCCCGGCGCGACGCGGTCCACGCCCCGCACGATCGCCGACGTGCCGGCCGTCACCGACGAGTCCACCGCTCTGGCCAAGGCGCTCAAGAAGCGCGGGCTGCGCTTCGTGGGCCCGACGACGGCGTACGCCCTGATGCAGGCCTGCGGACTCGTCGACGACCACCTCGCCGACTGCGTGGCGCGCGGCGGAGGCCGCTGA
- a CDS encoding DivIVA domain-containing protein, which translates to MFWFLLIAMVVVIAAVTLVVVGGSDSAALPEAPPEQLVDPLPLDRPVGRADVEALRLPVGLRGYRMADVDEALGRLGAELAERDARIAELESALAGAQATAVSRQDMFTKPGEEPGR; encoded by the coding sequence GTGTTCTGGTTCTTGCTGATCGCGATGGTCGTGGTCATCGCGGCGGTCACGCTCGTGGTGGTCGGCGGCAGTGACAGCGCGGCGCTGCCGGAGGCCCCTCCGGAGCAACTGGTGGACCCGCTGCCGCTCGACCGACCCGTCGGCCGCGCCGATGTCGAGGCCCTCCGCCTCCCCGTCGGCCTGCGCGGCTACCGGATGGCGGACGTGGACGAGGCGCTCGGCCGCCTCGGCGCGGAGCTCGCCGAGCGGGACGCGCGCATCGCCGAGCTGGAGTCCGCGCTCGCCGGGGCCCAGGCCACCGCGGTGAGCAGGCAGGACATGTTCACCAAGCCGGGCGAGGAGCCGGGCCGGTGA